A stretch of the Porites lutea chromosome 12, jaPorLute2.1, whole genome shotgun sequence genome encodes the following:
- the LOC140921790 gene encoding uncharacterized protein produces the protein MAHAKIYLVIFPFLLAANHSTQDIVTHKGKEFILSFIAQHPQLLLSIPYNPGKNTLYITTVENTKVNVHVPALKGQLGDQQFSVSALGVKVVTLPGKTRFGEFTGKDTKGIRITANKPISVYRYGWILLGSQHIGEGFLGLPVDVLGKEYIVPTYLPVGSSIVQVVAKENNTQVSFMLRLPRGGRVYYGDRYLYSGELINTTLNDLEVFQVQGDDDLSGTVVTSSKPVAVFSGDDCTMVPANKFPCNHLVEQIPPVSVWGKEFITNPTPDNSGGDEFHIIASKDSTDVKVDSQRKKILNKGDKYKIPVPWNKTSLITTSNPSLVVQYTSGAGSSPSMSIVPPAQCSWNDYTVYVPGVDVYVNVIIDTASRSGLGVKGPVACGPFKWETLLGGRSLGSLHLNTTGVYHIYHNDLLVTFTSVLYGTFSGARFSFPAGLRWELPIDQRCTNSTIHGGDGIDNDCDGITDEELFNGNDDDNDGQIDEDLATARPNATFPKDYLSAPLLSCDSSSNVDDPNQVGFPTVVSTSALCSIRGDATIHSDDKIVKSDPCYREIDRTWKVKDGCGNEIKHVQHLAISSPNDPKLTFPPDLTLFCRDKKYLDPTFTGEVLTEVDRCLRNVTISPHKDTVYGECSTEEAKIERVWTVIDKCRSDVVNTQVIKLVPKGSKRTTNFVTEFSITNKKFSPELSDKTSSLFKTDAATLEGEMEEALQFSKLGKFFVDAKVIEFREGSVVTSMLIKVDMQAKVDHQSLFDIMNDTLGSGTLGQYQVDPRSIALKDYDECKDPGRNDCHKKAKCTNTEGSYNCTCIDGYVGNGTLCQGMVAILLFASLIVTMWCLLSGRGVKRTEN, from the exons acattGTTACACACAAAGGTAAAGAATTCATTCTTAGTTTTATCGCTCAGCATCCCCAGCTACTACTATCTATACCATACAATCCAGGGAAGAACACGCTTTACATCACGACCGTCGAAAACACCAAAGTCAACGTTCACGTTCCTGCTCTAAAAGGCCAACTAGGGGATCAGCAGTTCTCTGTGAGCGCTCTGGGCGTTAAAGTGGTCACTTTACCAGGAAAAACACGTTTTGGTGAATTCACTGGAAAGGACACAAAGGGTATTCGTATCACAGCAAATAAACCGATATCCGTTTATAGATATGGATGGATTCTCCTAGGGTCGCAGCACATTGGTGAAGGCTTCCTTGGCTTACCTGTGGATGTACTCGGAAAGGAATACATTGTCCCAACGTACCTTCCTGTAGGAAGCTCTATTGTGCAGGTTGTAGCTAAAGAAAACAATACCCAGGTGTCTTTTATGTTGCGCCTACCGAGGGGTGGAAGAGTTTATTATGGAGATAGATATTTGTATAGTGGAGAACTTATTAACACGACTCTAAATGATCTGGAAGTGTTTCAAGTTCAGGGCGATGATGATCTCAGTGGAACAGTGGTGACATCATCCAAACCTGTTGCTGTGTTTTCTGGGGATGACTGTACTATGGTGCCAGCTAACAAATTCCCGTGTAATCACCTTGTAGAGCAAATCCCTCCGGTAAGCGTTTGGGGTAAGGAGTTTATTACCAACCCTACCCCTGATAATTCTGGTGGAGATGAATTTCATATCATTGCATCAAAAGATAGCACAGACGTTAAGGTGGACTCGCAGAGAAAAAAGATCCTTAACAAGGGGGATAAATACAAAATTCCTGTACCTTGGAATAAGACTTCGCTGATAACCACGTCTAATCCGAGTCTTGTTGTGCAATACACCAGCGGTGCTGGCAGCTCGCCATCAATGAGCATTGTGCCTCCAGCACAGTGCTCCTGGAATGACTACACAGTTTACGTTCCAGGCGTTGATGTATACGTAAATGTAATCATTGACACCGCTTCACGAAGCGGCCTTGGCGTTAAAGGCCCGGTAGCCTGTGGGCCATTTAAGTGGGAGACTCTTTTAGGAGGACGTTCCCTGGGTTCACTTCATTTAAACACAACGGGAGTTTATCATATTTATCATAATGACCTTCTTGTCACCTTTACATCCGTTTTGTACGGAACTTTTTCCGGAGCGAGGTTCTCATTCCCAGCTGGCTTAAGGTGGGAGTTGCCCATTGACCAGAGATGTACAAATTCTACGATACATGGAGGTGATGGCATTGACAACGATTGCGATGGCATAACTGATGAAGAATTATTTAATGGCAATGACGATGACAACGATGGTCAAATTGACGAAGATCTGGCCACAGCACGACCGAATGCTACATTTCCCAAGGATTACCTTTCAGCGCCATTATTATCGTGTGATTCATCCTCAAATGTAGACGATCCTAACCAAGTGGGATTTCCAACTGTGGTCTCTACTTCGGCTCTTTGCTCCATACGTGGGGATGCAACAATCCACTCTGAcgacaaaattgtcaaatctgaccCTTGCTATCGTGAAATCGACCGTACATGGAAGGTCAAAGATGGTTGCGGTAATGAGATCAAGCATGTACAACATCTAGCTATTAGTTCTCCAAATGATCCAAAGTTGACTTTTCCACCGGATCTAACCCTCTTTTGTAGAGACAAGAAGTACCTGGATCCTACATTTACTGGTGAAGTTTTGACCGAAGTTGATCGGTGTCTTAGAAATGTCACCATCTCCCCCCACAAGGATACGGTCTATGGCGAATGTTCCACCGAGGAAGCTAAAATAGAGCGAGTGTGGACAGTGATAGACAAATGTCGTAGTGACGTCGTAAACACTCAAGTGATCAAGCTGGTGCCTAAAG GATCAAAAAGGACCACGAACTTTGTGACAGAATTTAGCAtcacaaacaagaaattttcgCCTGAACTTTCAGACAAGACATCATCGCTCTTTAAAACAGATGCTGCTACTTTAGAAGGCGAG aTGGAAGAGGCATTACAGTTTTCAAAATTAGGAAAATTCTTTGTAGATGCAAAAGTTATTGAATTTAg AGAAGGGAGTGTTGTCACGAGCATGCTTATTAAAGTAGACATGCAGGCCAAAGTTGATCATCAGAGCCTTTTTGACATCATGAATGACACTCTGGGTAGTGGAACATTGGGACAATATCAAGTGGATCCAAGATCAATTGCTTTAAAAG acTATGATGAATGTAAAGATCCGGGGCGGAATGATTgtcacaagaaagcaaaatgtacCAACACCGAGGGTTCGTACAATTGCACCTGTATCGATGGTTACGTTGGAAATGGCACTCTTTGTCAAGGTATGGTCGctattttgttgtttgcttCGCTGATCGTCACTATGTGGTGTTTGCTATCGGGGAGAGGGGTGAAGAGAACCGAGAACTAA